The following are encoded in a window of Lampris incognitus isolate fLamInc1 chromosome 15, fLamInc1.hap2, whole genome shotgun sequence genomic DNA:
- the LOC130125158 gene encoding alpha-1,6-mannosyl-glycoprotein 2-beta-N-acetylglucosaminyltransferase, with protein sequence MRFRLLRRNLLALLAVSFIVVTLFLTTRVLNSPQDDTSTSHDVAQQSQGPRLDDIMKFQFGSVPELTKSVYSANYKQSILNADKFPGEPQLVLVVQVHNRPQYLKMLIKSLESAAEVHSFLLILSHDYFSEEIDAIVQGITFCKVLQIYFPFSVQLYPAEFPGQDPRDCPRDIAKDEALKTGCLNAEHPDSYGHYREATITQTKHHWWWKLHFVWERVPALQGYSGFAVFLEEDNYILPDFYHLYKLMLDFRKSNCPDCDLLALGNHKKLTDFTKLSSKVLTTGWMSTRHNIGMAISREVYYKLMGCSDDFCTYDDYNWDWTLQHLSGTCISKPLKVLVAQGSRVLHTGDCGMHQKENCRPEWAWQRVEESLQMAKEGLFPQSLLLYGAESVEHKPHMKNGGWGDSRDHGLCKNYVRRL encoded by the coding sequence ATGAGGTTCCGGCTGCTCAGACGGAACCTGCTGGCTCTGCTGGCTGTCTCCTTCATCGTCGTGACTCTCTTTTTGACGACGCGCGTGTTAAACAGTCCACAAGATGACACCAGCACCAGTCATGATGTGGCACAGCAGAGCCAGGGGCCGAGGCTGGATGACATTATGAAATTTCAGTTTGGCTCAGTGCCAGAATTGACTAAATCCGTTTATAGTGCCAATTATAAGCAGTCCATTCTCAACGCGGATAAGTTTCCCGGGGAGCCCCAACTGGTGCTGGTTGTGCAGGTCCACAACAGACCTCAGTACCTCAAAATGCTCATCAAGTCTTTGGAAAGCGCTGCCGAGGTGCACAGCTTCCTCCTCATCTTAAGCCATGACTACTTTTCAGAGGAAATCGACGCCATTGTGCAGGGGATAACTTTCTGCAAGGTACTGCAAATCTATTTCCCTTTCAGCGTTCAGCTGTATCCCGCCGAGTTTCCTGGGCAAGACCCGCGGGACTGCCCTCGAGACATAGCCAAGGACGAGGCCCTCAAAACAGGATGCCTCAACGCAGAACACCCCGACTCGTACGGCCACTACAGAGAGGCCACCATCACCCAAACCAAGCACCACTGGTGGTGGAAGCTCCACTTCGTGTGGGAGCGAGTGCCGGCGCTGCAGGGCTACAGTGGCTTCGCAGTCTTCCTGGAGGAGGACAACTACATCTTACCGGACTTCTACCATCTCTATAAGCTGATGCTCGACTTCAGGAAGAGCAACTGCCCGGATTGCGACCTGCTGGCTTTGGGCAACCACAAAAAGCTGACCGATTTTACCAAGCTGTCCAGCAAGGTGCTTACCACCGGCTGGATGTCCACCCGGCACAACATTGGCATGGCCATCTCCAGGGAGGTGTATTACAAGCTGATGGGCTGCAGTGATGACTTCTGCACTTACGACGATTACAACTGGGACTGGACCTTGCAGCACCTCTCAGGAACTTGCATATCAAAACCCCTTAAAGTCTTAGTGGCCCAGGGGTCCCGGGTTCTCCACACAGGGGACTGCGGCATGCACCAAAAGGAGAACTGCAGGCCAGAGTGGGCCTGGCAGAGAGTTGAGGAATCTCTCCAAATGGCCAAAGAGGGCCTCTTCCCTCAGTCTCTGCTCCTATACGGTGCAGAGTCCGTGGAGCACAAGCCACATATGAAAAACGGGGGTTGGGGAGACTCACGAGACCATGGTCTTTGTAAAAACTATGTGCGGCGTCTGTAA